The Microcystis aeruginosa NIES-843 sequence CGGATTGTGGATATTTCCGAGGAAACCCTGACCATCGAAGTGGTGGGGGATCCGGGTAAAATGGTGGCGATTATGCAAATGCTGAATAAATTTGGCGTTCGCGAGGTGGCCCGTACCGGTAAAATTGCTCTGATTCGCGAGTCGGGAGTCAATACGGAATACCTGAAAGCTTTAGAGGCTAAAATGTCAATTTAGGGATATTGGGTATGAATTGGGAATTGGGGAGATGGGGTGTTGGGGTTTTAGGGTGTTGGGGTGTTAGGGTGGTCACTGCGTGCGCGTTGCGGGGGGTGTTAGGGTGTTGGGGTTTTAGTTGAAATTCCCCACTCCCCACTTCCCCTATTGCCTATTGCCTTCAGAAGCTGATAACTGATAAAAACTATGTCTAAGCAGTCGCCGAAAACCCAAATTAGTCAACTTGTCACCGTTGCCGTGCAGAAATTGCAAGGAAAGGTGAATTTTCAGGCGGTAAATCTCAAAAAAGGGGCGAGAGTTCCCGAATTACGCCTTAAAAACGAGAATGGCAGCGGGGAAAGCAAATATCCCCTTATCGGCGATCGCTATTTGTTGGGTCGTAGTTCCAGTTCCTGTGATATTACTATCCGTAATACCGTGGTCAGTCAGATTCATTGTTCCCTGCAGCGTGACCCGAAAAATCCCCATAATTTCCTGCTCACAGATGAAAACTCCACCAACGGGGTTTATATGGGTAAACGTCGTCTCAAAAGCGTTTCCCTGCGTCATGGTGATACCTTTACCCTGGCCCCCCCAGACTTAGCCAATTGTGTCACCATCTCCTACTACTGTCCCCCTCCCCTGTGGGCGCGACTTTTGCGCTATGGTTTCTATGGTGCGGGGGGTATTTTCGGTTTATTAGTTTTAGCGGTTATCTGGGAAAGTCGCAAAGTTAATGTTTATCCACTCCCTTCCGGGGTGAGCGGTCCGGTGGTGGTTTACCCTAGGGATGCTCAAACTCCCCTCAATCCCATTCGACAGGAAACTCACCGAGAATTAGATAATCTGGGCGATTTTTCTCCCTATTTGCCCCAGGCGGTTGTCGCTTCCGAAGATAGTCGTTTTTACTGGCATTTTGGGGTTGATCCTTTGGGGATTGTCCGGGCAATTATGATTAATTGGCAAGGTCGGGGCATTCGTCAAGGGGCCAGCACCCTGACTCAACAGTTAGCGCGTAGTTTATTCCCCGAAGTCGGTCGCCAAAATACTGCCGATCGCAAACTCCGGGAGGCTGTGGTCGCTTTACAATTAGAAGCGGTGTATAGTAAGGATGAAATTCTCAAAACCTATCTCAATCGAGTTTATCTCGGTCTGGCCGGTTACGGTTTTGAAGATGCGGCCCGCTTTTATTTCGATAAATCCGCTAGAGATTTAGATATCTCCGAGGCTGCTACTCTTGTGGCCATGTTACCCGCCCCGAATTTATTTAATCCCATTCAAGATTACGACACTTCCGTACAACTACGCAATCGTGTCATCGATCGCATGGCCCAATTAGGCATGATTTCCCCGGAAGCGGCGGCCAGCGCCCGCAGATCTCGCATTGAAATCAGTCCCCAAGCCAAAAAATCCCTATCTAGTACGATTGCACCATATTTTTATAGTTACGTTTTCGAGGAATTACAGGACCTTTTAGGGGAAGAAGTGGCTAAAGAGGGCAATTTTATCGTTGAAACCAGTTTAGACCGCCGAATGCAAGCGATCGCAGAAAAAAGCTTAAAAAATAATGTCTTAAACCAAGGCCCCCGCTATCGTTACTCCCAAGGGGCTTTAGTTACCCTAAACAGTCAAACCGGGGAAATTCTCGCTTTAGTCGGGGGAGTTGATTATCAAAAAAGCCAATTTAACCGCGCTATCCAAGCTAAACGTCAACCCGGTTCCACTTTTAAGGTATTTGCTTATGCTGCCGCCCTAGAACAGGGAATATCGCCCTATAAAACCTATACCTGCGCTGGACTCTCTTGGCAAGGACAGGCCTATTCTCCCTGTGAACGCAGTAGCGGGGCCATCAATATGTTTCAAGGTTTAGCGCAATCGGAAAATAGCGTCGCCCTTCGCATTGCTCGCGAGGCAGAATTAAGTAATGTGGTCAATGTGGCGGAACGTTTGGGGGTAAAATCACCTTTAAATGCTGTACCGGGGCTAATTTTAGGGCAAAGCGAGGTAAATGTCTTAGAAATGACCGGTGCTTATGGGGTTTTTGACCATCGTGGGCGCTGGAATCGTCCCCACGCCATTAAACGCATTCTCGACGCTTCCGACTGTGAAAATGTGGAGGATTTGAGTACCTGTCGGGTTATTTATGACTATGGCGACGATAGCGAGAGAAATAAGCAGGTAATCTCCCCTAAAACCGCCGAAACGATGAATAGCCTATTGCGGGGGGTGATAACTAATGGTACAGGAGGCGCTGCCAGTATTGGCATGGGAGAAGCGGGTAAAACGGGAACTACGGATAATTATGTGGATCTCTGGTTTATCGGCTATCTTCCCCGGCGCGACTGGGTGACAGGCATTTGGTTAGGTAATGATAATAATTCTCCCACTGCGGGCAGTAGTCAACAGGCAGCCCGGTTATGGGGCGATTATCACCGTCAGTTAATCACTACACAAAACTAATCCCAATAGGACTAGCTACTTTTCCCGTTGCCTGTTCCAGAGTTCCCTCAAACCAGAGACTTCCTACCTCACTATTAAGATAACTGCTTTAAACTAATAAGGGTGTCTTAGCCCTAGCTAACACACCCGCAGAGATTGTTTCTGGTAGCCTGATTTTACACCAAAAATCCACAACTGCCCAACCCACCGCAGTGGATGGACAGGGATAGATTAGGCAATCACCTGAATATTGCTTGCACCGAGGGTCGCTGCGCCAGAGCCACCAATGTTTGCGATTGTAACCAGACTAACACCAAGACCAGCGTCTGTGTCAAACTGTAAAACACCACCACTGTAGACAAATCTGACAGCACCACCCGCAGTTGCCCCGAATAGGCTAGGAGCCAAAGTACCACCAACGGTAGTCAGTCCACCACCGAAACCACCGTTAGAAACTACGATAGCATCCGTATTGCCGCTAGCGATGTTAAAATCCGCGATCAAGTCACCGCCTTCGTTGGGATTGTTGTAAACAAAACGGTCATTACCATTACCACCAGTGAGGGTGTCGCTTCCTAAGCCACCGATTAGGGTATCCGCTCCCCCGATACCGGATATTATATCGTTACCATCGCCACCGATTAGGGAATCGAAACCATTACCACCATTTAGGGTATCGTTACCATTACCACCAATTAGGGTATCGGCACCCTCGCCACCACTTAGGACATCGTTACCATCGCCACCAATTAGGGTATCGGTACTGTTACCGCCCGTTAGAGTATCGTTGAACGCACTACCTGTGATGAAATAGGAATCGGTGAGTAAGAGTGGTGCGATCGAACTTACTACTTGCGGACCCGACGCTTTCGTGTTAACAATACCGCCGGTTAGTTGATAAGTGCCGGCAGACCCGCCTCTAACAAAGGTAAGGCTATTTGCTGGCAGGGAAAGGGTCTTAGAAAAGCCTCCACCGGCCCTGGAAAGGGTTGCGCTATCAGCAACGCCTGCGTTGGCTATTCTCCAAACTGTATCGCCGCCCGTACTTAAAAGTCCCAGGGAAGTGAGATTATCGGCGGTAAGGCCTGTTGTCGATATAGAAATGGGGACAGTAGGATGGGCGTTCAGGAAAGCGGCAACTGACGTAGTCACAGTAGGATTGAAACTAGCACCAGTGGGACCGGGGAGGCTAGCGAATGATATGGTTACAGTGGGCATGATTTTTTCTTTGAATGATTTGTTTGAATTTGAAGAGTCTGATAATCTTCCTCCCGATTATTATATACCAAGAAAAAAAATGTAATCATGTTTGCGAGGCTTGTTTTCTGAATTGTTGCTAATGGTCAAGTTTTTATCAATTTTGGGTTAATTTTCGGCTGGGTGTGGTATAAATCACGCCAGAAATTAAAGTTAATGTCACCGATAGCCAAAAGGCAATCTGAGAAATTAAGTTATATTCAGAAGGCAAGGGAGCAATTAAGAGAGCGATAGCGATAATTTGGCTGACTGTTTTGCTTTTTCCCCACCAATTAGCCCCTTTTATGTCGCTATTTCCCGTTAAATTCGGATTAATACGCCAACCAGCGATCGCTAATTCGCGAGCGAGAATCAAAAATACTCCCCAAGCAGCAATTAAATCCATTTCAATCAGAGCTAAGAGGGGAGCGAGAACCAGTAATTTATCGACCAAAGGATCGAGAAATTTGCCTAATTCGGTGATTTGATTCAATTTTCGCGCTAAATAACCATCGAGCCAATCGGTGCTGGCAGCAATCAGAAAGATAATTAAACTTAACCAGCGATCGATTTCTGTGCCTTGGTGCAACCAGTATAAAATTAATGGCAGTCCCAAGAGTCGCGATAGGGTAATCGAGTTGGGTAGGTTCATTTTTCAGTGATCAGTAATCAGTAATCAGTAATCAGGCTCTCTTAGGTTTGGTGGGTAAAATGTATTCTAAGATACATTCCTCCTAGCGAGTGAGTGGAAGGAACCACAAAGACACAGAGGACACAAAGACTGATCGATCATAATGTAAGTTAAACTTATCACACAAAGAATAAGAGAGCCGTAATCAGTAATCAGTAAACATTAAACAGTCAACAGTAATCAGTAAAAAGGCAGCTCCGAGCTTGTCGCTTAATACTATTCACTTAAAACTTAAAACTTAAAACTTAAAACTTAAAACTGATAACTGATAACTGATAACTGATAACTGATTCTAGCTGGCTAATTTGAGATCGAAATTACTTTGTTTATTGCCTAATTGTCTGAGCCAACGATAATTATAAGTTAAAGCACCTCGCAGGGTGGGATAAACGGCATAATTAACGCCAAATTCTTGGCAAACTTCCGCTAAGATTGGGGCAATTTGGGGGTAGTGAATATGGCAAATTTGCGGGAAAAGATGGTGAACAACTTGATAATTTAATCCCCCTAAATACCAATTTAAAAAGGCATTTTTAGGAGCAAAATCTACGGTAGTTCGCACTTGAAAGATTGCCCATTCGTCTTCGATTTGGTTAGCTGCCGAGGGTTGAATAAATTCGGCGGGTTCCAAAACGTGAGCTAACATAAATACATGACAGGCAAGCACTCCATAGGTCATAAAAGCAATGAGAAAACCGATCGCTATTTCTAGGGGACTATAACCAACTAGAAGAGGAATGCCAATAAACCAGAAGAGATAAACAACTTTTCCGCTCAATAAAACGAATAGATCGATCGGTTTAGGATTAGGAATTTTAATCTCGCCAAAACGATGACCAAAGAGAATAGAGCGCACATCGGAGAATGACCAATAGATAGGAATTATAGCGTAGAGAATCGGGATAAATAAATGTTGATAACGATGATACCATTTATGCTCGGCATGGGGAGTCATTCGCACGATACCATCGCCGTGAATTTCCACATCGTACCCTAAAACATTGGTGTAGGTATGATGGAGATAATTATGACGAAAACGCCAGAGATAACTGGAAGTACCGATGATATAATCGTAGCTCATGCCAAGGAGAGAATTAACCCATTTTTTACTAGAATAGCCGCCATGGTTAGCATCATGACCAATGCTAAAACCGATTCCTGCTAATCCTCCTCCTAAAACCATGCAACCGATAATTTTCAGCCACCAGATATCCGGACCAAAAAGTACAAATAGCCAAGCGGCAATTACCCAAGTTAAAATCGTGATCGTCTTCAGGTACATGGCAAAATTATCTCTGGTGGGGATGCCGTTTTCGGTAAAATAAGCATCAACCCGTTTATTCAATTCCTTTCTAAAACCCTGATTTTCGGTAA is a genomic window containing:
- the pgsA gene encoding CDP-diacylglycerol--glycerol-3-phosphate 3-phosphatidyltransferase, with product MNLPNSITLSRLLGLPLILYWLHQGTEIDRWLSLIIFLIAASTDWLDGYLARKLNQITELGKFLDPLVDKLLVLAPLLALIEMDLIAAWGVFLILARELAIAGWRINPNLTGNSDIKGANWWGKSKTVSQIIAIALLIAPLPSEYNLISQIAFWLSVTLTLISGVIYTTPSRKLTQN
- a CDS encoding fatty acid desaturase family protein, giving the protein MRVTFTENQGFRKELNKRVDAYFTENGIPTRDNFAMYLKTITILTWVIAAWLFVLFGPDIWWLKIIGCMVLGGGLAGIGFSIGHDANHGGYSSKKWVNSLLGMSYDYIIGTSSYLWRFRHNYLHHTYTNVLGYDVEIHGDGIVRMTPHAEHKWYHRYQHLFIPILYAIIPIYWSFSDVRSILFGHRFGEIKIPNPKPIDLFVLLSGKVVYLFWFIGIPLLVGYSPLEIAIGFLIAFMTYGVLACHVFMLAHVLEPAEFIQPSAANQIEDEWAIFQVRTTVDFAPKNAFLNWYLGGLNYQVVHHLFPQICHIHYPQIAPILAEVCQEFGVNYAVYPTLRGALTYNYRWLRQLGNKQSNFDLKLAS
- a CDS encoding calcium-binding protein, which translates into the protein MTTSVAAFLNAHPTVPISISTTGLTADNLTSLGLLSTGGDTVWRIANAGVADSATLSRAGGGFSKTLSLPANSLTFVRGGSAGTYQLTGGIVNTKASGPQVVSSIAPLLLTDSYFITGSAFNDTLTGGNSTDTLIGGDGNDVLSGGEGADTLIGGNGNDTLNGGNGFDSLIGGDGNDIISGIGGADTLIGGLGSDTLTGGNGNDRFVYNNPNEGGDLIADFNIASGNTDAIVVSNGGFGGGLTTVGGTLAPSLFGATAGGAVRFVYSGGVLQFDTDAGLGVSLVTIANIGGSGAATLGASNIQVIA
- a CDS encoding PBP1A family penicillin-binding protein, which gives rise to MSKQSPKTQISQLVTVAVQKLQGKVNFQAVNLKKGARVPELRLKNENGSGESKYPLIGDRYLLGRSSSSCDITIRNTVVSQIHCSLQRDPKNPHNFLLTDENSTNGVYMGKRRLKSVSLRHGDTFTLAPPDLANCVTISYYCPPPLWARLLRYGFYGAGGIFGLLVLAVIWESRKVNVYPLPSGVSGPVVVYPRDAQTPLNPIRQETHRELDNLGDFSPYLPQAVVASEDSRFYWHFGVDPLGIVRAIMINWQGRGIRQGASTLTQQLARSLFPEVGRQNTADRKLREAVVALQLEAVYSKDEILKTYLNRVYLGLAGYGFEDAARFYFDKSARDLDISEAATLVAMLPAPNLFNPIQDYDTSVQLRNRVIDRMAQLGMISPEAAASARRSRIEISPQAKKSLSSTIAPYFYSYVFEELQDLLGEEVAKEGNFIVETSLDRRMQAIAEKSLKNNVLNQGPRYRYSQGALVTLNSQTGEILALVGGVDYQKSQFNRAIQAKRQPGSTFKVFAYAAALEQGISPYKTYTCAGLSWQGQAYSPCERSSGAINMFQGLAQSENSVALRIAREAELSNVVNVAERLGVKSPLNAVPGLILGQSEVNVLEMTGAYGVFDHRGRWNRPHAIKRILDASDCENVEDLSTCRVIYDYGDDSERNKQVISPKTAETMNSLLRGVITNGTGGAASIGMGEAGKTGTTDNYVDLWFIGYLPRRDWVTGIWLGNDNNSPTAGSSQQAARLWGDYHRQLITTQN